Below is a window of Pirellulales bacterium DNA.
GCCAAGCTGGCGCGGCAGATCGCGGAACGCTTCCACCCCGACAGCATCATTCTGTTCGGCTCCCATGCTTACGGCGAGCCGGACGACGACAGCGATGTGGATCTGCTCGTGATCATGCCGGCCAAGAACATGGTCAACCAGGCCGCCAAGATTCGTTTGGCCCTCGATTACGATTTTCCGTTGGATCTCATCGTGCGCACGCCGGAGTACCTTGAGGAGCGCTTGCGAATGGATGATTGGTTCGTACGCGAAATCCTCAGCCGGGGAAAAGTCCTGTATGAAAAAGGCTTTGCCGTTGATTATCGTTATCCCGGCATGCACGCCTCGGCACGTCAAGCGCGCTCCGCCCTTCGCTGGGCCGCGGGCCTCCGCGCAGAGACGCGCCGGCTGCTTGGTCTGCGCCCGCGTAGACCGTGACAAATCGGGCTCGCCGACTGATTTGGTGCCGAGATTCGCCGACGCACGGAAGCCACCCGCTGCGCGTTCACCGACGTTGACATCCGCATGGAGCAGCTCACCGTCCAAGGCGATTGGGTCTTCAGCCGCTGGCGCGTGGCCATGACGCACACGGGCGAGTGGATGGGAAACAAGCCGACGCACCAGCGTCTGGAGGTCCGCGGCTCGACTTGGATCCGCGTTGAGAACGGCCTTCTCGTGGAGGGCTGGGACTATTGGGAGCAGCAGCAGGCCACCGACGCCGTCC
It encodes the following:
- a CDS encoding nucleotidyltransferase domain-containing protein — protein: MAAKRCAGARRIGEWYNNNMARKAAPPWRITRTAIAKLARQIAERFHPDSIILFGSHAYGEPDDDSDVDLLVIMPAKNMVNQAAKIRLALDYDFPLDLIVRTPEYLEERLRMDDWFVREILSRGKVLYEKGFAVDYRYPGMHASARQARSALRWAAGLRAETRRLLGLRPRRP